The DNA segment GATGGCTGTTACAGCCGCCATGATGGGTGTGGCAGCCGCCATGATGGGTGTGGCGGCCGCCATGATGGGTGTGGCAGCCTCCATGATGGGAGTGGCAGCCGCCATGATGGGTGTGGCAGCCGCCATGATGGGTGTGGCACCCGCCATGATGGGTGTGGCAGCCACCATGATGGGTGTGGCAGCCGCCATGATGGGTGTGGCAGCCGCCATGATGGGTGTGGCAGCCGCCATGATGGGTGTGGCAGCCGCCATGATGGGTGTGTCAGCTGCCATGATGGGTGTGGCGGCCGCCATGATGGGTGTGGCAGCTGCCATGATGGGTGTGACAGCCGCCATGATGGGTGTGGCAGCCACCATGATGGGTGTGGCGGCCACCATGATGGGTGTGGCAGCCGCCATGATGGGTGCAGCGGCC comes from the Poecile atricapillus isolate bPoeAtr1 unplaced genomic scaffold, bPoeAtr1.hap1 scaffold_424, whole genome shotgun sequence genome and includes:
- the LOC131574562 gene encoding MAGE-like protein 2, giving the protein SWWLPHPSWRLSHPSWQLPHPSWRPPHPSWQLTHPSWRLPHPSWRLPHPSWRLPHPSWRLPHPSWWLPHPSWRAATPIMAAATPIMAAATPIMAAVTAIIAAATPIMAPPHPSWRPPLPSWRLPHPSWRPPHPSWRLPHPSWRPPHPSWRLPHPSWRPFLDAEGALGACVGSAPFIGDKK